In one Conger conger chromosome 5, fConCon1.1, whole genome shotgun sequence genomic region, the following are encoded:
- the LOC133128574 gene encoding discoidin domain-containing receptor 2-like translates to MAALQKICFLLMTVLFLSGAVMSQVNPSVCRFPLGMTGGQIEDEDIYASSHWSESTAGRYGRLESEDGDGAWCPDSSVEPDSIKEFLQVDLRSLHFITLVGTQGRHAGGIGNEFAQMYKIKYSRDGNRWVSWRNRYSRQVIEGNKNAYDIVLKDLEPPIIARYVRFMPVTDHSSNVCMRVELYGCEWLDGLVSYNAPAGQHLTLHDLRVHLNDSVYDGAVGYSRMTEGLGQLTDGMSGLDDFTHSHVYNVWPGYDYVGWNNESFQHVELVFEFDRVRNFTTMKVHCNNMFTKRVKTFRQVDCYFRSMSDWEPDPVSFSPVMDNVNPSARFITVPLHNRMASAIKCQYFFADVWMMFSEITFQSDTAMYNTTLVPRKAGLPSSTQPGDDPTHKVDDSNTRILIGCLVAIIAILMAIIVIMLWRQVWQKMLEKASRRMLDDELTTSLSIQSDTFIYNHQSPSTSPSEQESSSTYERIFPLGPDYQEPSRLIRKLPELSQSMEEAAGASGVSKTAQASGQDGVPHYAEADVVNLQGVTGSNTYSVPALTMDLLSGKDVAMGEFPRKLLTFKEKLGEGQFGEVHLCEAEGMQDFMDKDFSFDISEDQPILVAVKMLREDANKSARNDFLKEIKIMSRLKDPNIIRLLAVCMNSDPLCMITEYMENGDLNQFLSRHGPGEQAALPGDTPTVSYSNLKHMATQIASGMKYLSSLKFVHRDLATRNCLVGQNYTIKIADFGMSRNLYSSDYYRIQGRAVLPIRWMSWESILLGKFTTASDVWAFGVTLWETLTFCKEQPYSQLSDEQVIENTGEFFRDQSRQIYLPQPDICPDSAYSLMLSCWSRSVKERPSFQEIHRTLLECLI, encoded by the exons ATGGCAGCCCTGCAGAAAATCTGCTTCCTCCTGATGACCGTGCTCTTCCTCTCTggagctgtgatgtcacaggtcaATCCAA gtgtgtgtcgCTTCCCCCTGGGAATGACCGGCGGTCAGATTGAGGATGAGGACATCTACGCTTCCAGTCACTGGTCAGAGTCTACAGCCGGGAGATACGGCAG GCTGGAGTCAGAAGACGGGGACGGCGCGTGGTGTCCAGATTCGTCGGTGGAGCCCGATAGCATCAAGGAGTTCCTGCAGGTGGACCTGCGCTCCCTGCACTTCATCACGCTGGTGGGCACGCAGGGCCGGCATGCCGGGGGCATCGGCAATGAGTTTGCCCAGATGTACAAGATCAAGTACAGCCGCGATGGGAATCGCTGGGTCTCCTGGAGAAACCGCTACAGCAGGCAG GTTATTGAGGGAAATAAGAATGCCTATGACATCGTACTGAAAGACCTGGAGCCACCCATCATCGCCCGGTATGTGCGCTTTATGCCCGTCACGGACCACTCATCCAACGTGTGCATGAGGGTGGAGCTCTACGGCTGTGAGTGGCTAG ATGGCCTGGTGTCTTACAATGCTCCAGCAGGGCAGCATCTGACTCTTCATGACCTGCGTGTTCACCTGAACGATTCGGTGTACGACGGGGCCGTGGGCTACAG CAGGATGACAGAGGGCCTGGGTCAGCTTACGGATGGCATGAGTGGCCTGGATGACTTCACCCACAGCCACGTTTACAACGTCTGGCCTGGTTACGACTATGTAGGCTGGAACAACGAGAGCTTCCAGCACGTGGAgcttgtgtttgagtttgaccGAGTCCGCAACTTCACCACCATGAAG GTGCACTGCAACAACATGTTCACGAAGAGGGTGAAGACATTCCGGCAGGTGGACTGCTACTTCCGCTCGATGTCGGACTGGGAGCCCGACCCCGTGTCCTTCAGCCCGGTGATGGACAACGTCAACCCAAGTGCGCGCTTCATCACCGTCCCCCTCCACAACCGCATGGCCAGTGCCATCAAGTGCCAGTACTTTTTTGCTGATGTCTGGATGATGTTCAGCGAGATCACCTTCCAGTCAG ACACTGCAATGTACAACACCACTCTGGTACCACGAAAAGCTGGGCTTCCCAGCAGCACCCAACCAG GGGATGACCCCACCCACAAAGTGGACGATAGTAATACCCGGATTCTTATTGGCTGCTTGGTGGCCATTATTGCCATCCTCATGGCCATAATAGTCATCATGTTGTGGCGGCAGGTCTGGCAAAAGATGCTTGAAAAG GCCTCTCGGCGTATGTTGGACGACGAGCTCACCACCAGCCTGTCCATACAGAGCGACACGTTCATCTACAACCATCAGAGCCCCTCCACGTCCCCCAGTGAGCAGGAGTCCAGCTCCACCTACGAGAGGATCTTCCCCCTGGGGCCCGACTACCAGGAGCCATCCCGCCTCATCCGGAAACTCCCCGAGCTCTCCCAGTCCATGGAGGAAGCAG CAGGGGCCAGTGGGGTGTCtaaaacagctcaagccagCGGTCAGGACGGCGTCCCTCACTACGCTGAGGCAGACGTTGTGAATCTACAGGGGGTGACGGGCAGCAATACTTACTCCGTCCCCGCCCTGACCATGGACCTGCTGTCCGGTAAAGACGTCGCCATGGGAGAGTTCCCACGGAAACTGCTCACCTTCAAGGAGAAGCTGGGGGAGGGCCAGTTTGGAGAG GTGCACCTGTGTGAGGCTGAGGGGATGCAGGACTTCATGGACAAAGACTTCTCCTTCGACATCAGCGAGGACCAGCCCATCCTTGTGGCCGTGAAGATGCTGAGAGAAGACGCCAACAAGAGTGCAAG GAACGATTTCCTGAAGGAGATAAAGATCATGTCTCGGCTGAAGGACCCCAACATCATCCGTCTGCTGGCGGTGTGCATGAACAGCGACCCGCTCTGCATGATAACGGAATACATGGAAAATGGCGACCTCAACCAGTTCCTGTCCCGGCACGGGCCAGGTGAGCAGGCAGCCCTGCCTGGTGACACACCCACCGTCAG CTACAGTAACCTGAAGCACATGGCTACACAAATTGCCTCCGGAATGAAGTACCTGTCCTCTCTCAAATTTGTACACCGCGACCTGGCCACACGCAACTGCCTGGTGGGGCAGAACTACACCATCAAGATCGCCGATTTCGGCATGAGCCGCAACCTGTACAGCAGTGACTACTATCGCATCCAGGGCCGAGCCGTCCTGCCCATACGCTGGATGTCCTGGGAAAGCATCCTACTG GGAAAGTTCACCACAGCCAGTGACGTGTGGGCGTTTGGTGTGACTCTGTGGGAGACCCTGACCTTCTGCAAGGAACAGCCTTATTCTCAGCTCTCCGATGAGCAGGTCATTGAGAACACAGGGGAGTTCTTCCGCGACCAGAGCCGGCAG ATCTACCTGCCGCAGCCGGACATTTGTCCTGACTCTGCGTACAGTCTGATGCTGAGCTGCTGGAGCCGCAGTGTCAAGGAGCGGCCATCCTTCCAGGAGATCCACCGCACCCTACTGGAGTGCCTCATATAG